Proteins from a genomic interval of Crassostrea angulata isolate pt1a10 chromosome 7, ASM2561291v2, whole genome shotgun sequence:
- the LOC128191414 gene encoding uncharacterized protein LOC128191414 encodes MKTCFWLGLLFLPLAYCALDNRGTNFLVAFLDNFHKPTQDISPELFITTASTKPVHVHVTSPGSTHPSISQSFVVTKGVVHKVEVDPHFRLNHTQLTHKVIKISASDEIVVYGVNREAASDDGYLALPTNVLGKEYYTISYSPAYYYCVFGVIAGHDNTQVSIQLPNHDGIEVTYKHHVYHKNDWINVTMNKFQALQISAVGDLTGSHVISNYPVGVISGNKKAVVGNTGGSRDHLTEMLMPVQSWGKNFATVPVPQRTVGDIFRFVASKDNTKVTVTSKVNGTVVHQNFTIHHAGDYVQKKFSSSMYSHIQASDPIAVFQFSQTQASAHENIDPSMITVPPIEQYGTDYTFTTPEYSKGQYQNQFMFIVDSRHKGGLLLDGHHLPHNQHYVHIPGTHLVGGYVNITVGTHTVSHKNPNMTIGGILFGRAHVESYGFPVGFLVKPINPVTHVQVTAPPTTPPTTPPPTTPMPTTTGPVCDAPPMTRGDEVDNDCDGRVDEENCDGTDTDGDGHIDEDCNNEELLFIHSFNMTNQIWVVLLVLVPLVHGALDSKGKQFIITFMENKILNNTDYKPEIFITTASTNLVHVNVTSPKSQHPQINAHFTVTRGIVHRVVVDQDFRLNQTELSTKGILISADEEVVVYGVNRELWSDDGYLALPTDVLGKEYYTVSYSPSYYYCEFAVIGVHDHTHVHIKLPNHRNVTVHFRGHVYHKNQWINVTLNRFSTLEINSVGDLTGTHIISSKPVGVISGNKKTIVGHGKSRDHLTEMLLPVQAWGKNFATVPIPDRHVGDNFRFVASKDNTHVSVSGVIDGKPFTDNFVIQHAGGYVQKHYSSKLYSHVTSDQPMAVYQFSVTQTSHTDQADPSLITIPPIEQYAADYTFTTPQYSHGQYHNYFMFVVDSNQTAGLILDGKSLPQSQTYVHIPGTNLAAGYVNITVGTHSVSHLNPNTVIGGILFGKAGLESYGFPVGLLTQPVNSGCQAKAMTPGDEVDNDCDGEVDEEDCDGKDNDSDGKIDEDCSGAPLIVIGRK; translated from the exons ATGAAGACGTGTTTTTGGTTAGGACTACTTTTTCTTCCCCTGGCTTATT GTGCGTTGGATAACAGAGGGACAAACTTTCTGGTAGCGTTTCTGGACAATTTCCATAAACCTACGCAAGACATTAGCCCAGAGCTGTTCATCACCACTGCCAGTACAAAGCCAGTGCACGTTCATGTTACCTCTCCGGGTTCTACCCACCCTAGTATCTCCCAGTCCTTCGTGGTCACTAAGGGTGTCGTCCATAAAGTGGAGGTTGACCCCCATTTCCGGTTGAACCACACCCAGCTGACACATAAAGTCATCAAGATCTCGGCCAGCGACGAGATCGTGGTTTACGGCGTGAACAGGGAGGCGGCATCTGATGACGGGTACCTGGCTCTACCCACCAACGTCCTGGGTAAGGAGTACTATACCATCTCCTACTCCCCCGCATACTACTACTGTGTGTTTGGAGTCATTGCGGGACACGACAACACACAGGTCTCCATTCAGCTTCCAAATCATGACGGCATTGAGGTGACTTATAAACACCATGTTTACCACAAAAACGATTGGATAAACGTCACAATGAACAAGTTCCAAGCTCTTCAAATAAGTGCGGTTGGGGATCTTACAGGAAGTCACGTGATTTCAAATTACCCGGTAGGTGTCATTAGCGGAAATAAGAAAGCAGTTGTTGGAAACACCGGCGGATCACGTGACCATTTGACAGAGATGTTAATGCCTGTACAGTCGTGGGGCAAGAATTTCGCCACGGTGCCCGTCCCTCAGAGAACAGTGGGCGACATCTTCCGTTTTGTGGCTAGTAAAGACAATACAAAGGTCACCGTGACAAGTAAGGTCAACGGAACCGTCGTCCACCAAAACTTCACCATCCATCATGCAGGGGACTACGTTCAGAAGAAGTTCAGTTCTTCCATGTACTCGCACATTCAGGCCAGCGATCCAATCGCCGTGTTCCAGTTCTCTCAGACCCAGGCCTCGGCCCACGAGAATATAGACCCCTCAATGATCACTGTCCCTCCCATTGAGCAGTACGGCACGGACTACACGTTCACCACCCCCGAGTACTCCAAGGGCCAGTACCAGAACCAGTTCATGTTTATCGTCGACAGTCGCCACAAGGGAGGTCTTCTCCTTGACGGACACCATCTACCTCATAACCAACACTACGTCCATATCCCCGGCACCCACCTGGTTGGAGGCTACGTGAACATAACAGTGGGCACCCACACGGTATCCCACAAAAATCCGAACATGACCATTGGGGGGATCCTGTTTGGAAGGGCTCACGTAGAATCGTACGGCTTTCCTGTTGGATTCCTTGTTAAACCAATCAACCCAGTCACC CATGTCCAGGTCACCGCTCCACCCACAACCCCGCCAACCACACCCCCACCTACAACACCCATGCCTACCACCACCGGTCCAGTGTGTGACGCTCCCCCGATGACCAGGGGCGATGAAGTGGACAATGACTGTGATGGCCGTGTGGACGAAGAGAACTGCGACGGCACAG ATACCGATGGCGATGGGCATATCGACGAAGACTGCAATAATGAAGAATTAC tattcattcattcattcaatatGACGAATCAAATCTGGGTTGTTCTTCTTGTACTGGTTCCTCTGGTCCATG GTGCGTTGGACAGTAAAGGAAAGCAGTTTATCATAACTTTCATGGAAAACAAAATTCTAAACAACACCGATTACAAGCCAGAAATTTTCATAACCACTGCCAGCACCAATTTGGTTCACGTCAACGTGACGTCACCTAAATCTCAACACCCGCAAATTAACGCCCACTTTACGGTCACGCGGGGCATAGTTCACCGCGTTGTTGTGGATCAGGACTTCCGTCTGAACCAGACAGAGCTCAGTACAAAGGGCATCTTGATCTCCGCTGACGAGGAAGTGGTTGTTTATGGTGTTAACAGAGAGCTGTGGTCGGACGACGGCTATCTGGCACTACCCACGGACGTCCTGGGTAAGGAGTACTACACCGTGTCCTACTCACCCTCGTACTACTACTGCGAGTTCGCCGTCATCGGCGTACACGACCACACACATGTTCACATCAAATTACCCAACCATCGAAACGTCACCGTCCACTTCAGGGGCCATGTCTACCACAAAAACCAGTGGATCAATGTGACCCTCAATCGATTCAGCACTCTAGAGATCAACTCTGTCGGAGACCTCACGGGCACCCACATCATATCTAGCAAACCCGTGGGCGTTATCAGCGGGAACAAGAAGACGATAGTTGGTCATGGAAAATCACGTGACCACTTGACTGAGATGTTACTTCCTGTACAGGCCTGGGGCAAGAACTTTGCCACCGTGCCCATTCCCGATAGACATGTCGGGGACAACTTCCGGTTTGTCGCAAGCAAAGATAATACACACGTGAGCGTAAGCGGCGTAATCGATGGCAAGCCGTTCACTGATAATTTCGTTATCCAGCATGCTGGAGGATACGTTCAGAAGCATTACAGCTCCAAATTATACTCCCACGTGACTTCGGACCAACCAATGGCTGTTTACCAGTTTTCAGTGACTCAGACCTCACATACGGACCAGGCTGATCCCAGCCTCATCACGATCCCACCCATCGAACAATACGCGGCAGACTACACGTTCACCACGCCCCAGTACTCCCATGGACAGTATCACAACTACTTCATGTTCGTGGTCGATTCCAATCAGACCGCGGGATTGATTCTGGATGGAAAGTCGCTGCCCCAGAGCCAGACTTATGTCCATATTCCAGGCACCAACCTAGCGGCAGGATACGTAAACATTACAGTGGGAACCCACAGTGTTTCACACCTCAATCCTAACACGGTTATCGGTGGAATCTTGTTTGGTAAGGCCGGACTCGAGTCCTATGGATTCCCAGTTGGTCTACTAACACAACCTGTTAACTCA GGCTGCCAGGCGAAGGCTATGACCCCCGGGGATGAGGTGGACAATGACTGTGATGGTGAGGTGGATGAAGAGGACTGTGACGGAAAAG ACAATGATTCTGATGGCAAAATTGACGAAGATTGTAGCGGGGCTCCTCTTA TTGTTATTGGGAGAAAATAA